DNA from Rhipicephalus sanguineus isolate Rsan-2018 chromosome 11, BIME_Rsan_1.4, whole genome shotgun sequence:
tGTTTCACCCACAGCAAATTCAAGGAAATACAGTCGGCATCTGAAGACAAATGTCATTCTTTCGGCATGCACAAATGTGTTTCTTCACAGTCAATGTGTCAGTTGCTAATTCACAATTCTTGCAGGGCCGTGGATCCTAAGAGGACTAAGCAGTAATGTTACACTGTTGCAATAGTTACTGGCACACTACACGCCATTGCTAATAGCATGCAGGAGTGCACCTCACCGGGTTGGTTGGTACATCATTAAGACCAGTCCAGCGCTCTTTATTTCCTTCTCAATAATAACATGCAATGTGCTAAAACATGCTCCTTGTGCGTCGGCACGGCCACCAACATCAGTCCTAAAACATACGTCAAAAGTGAGGTTCCTCGAAGAGAATCGTTGGCAAACGATTACGCAGCCGCCCCAAATCATCAGGACTGAGGCGAAGGCAGAACTCAGTCTGGAACAGGGACAGCAACTCGTCCACGTTCTTGATATTCCTATTCTCCATGGCGTGACTTCCACCCACACGCAGACGGCGCCTGTACCGACCGTTGAACAAGCTGAGCCACGCTTCTCCATCAGTGCGCGCCACCGCGAGCACACGGCGCATTACGGAATCGGGATTTGTGCAAGTGTACCAGTTCAGAGGAGCACAGTCCCGCCAGCTGTGATCTCGCGGTTCGATGCGGTACATCGGTATCCACTCATCGCGGCCTCGGATACAAAGCTCAAGCGTACCAGGTTCACAGTCGGATTCAGCACCAAGCTGTCGCAGCCAGTAAGGGTGGTCCGGGCTCTCTTTTGTTTCGTTGAGGGGCAGCGGAAGGTACGGGTTGGCGACACCGAAACCGACGTCGACGAGGTGCTCGCCCTCGGGGATGTCCACTATAATCACCATGTGCTGCTGAAGCGTTATCGGTGCTTCTCGAAGGAGACCCCAACGAACGCGTGCCATACGCAGACGTAGCCGGTAGCCCAGCGCTTGTAGAAGGCGAGCGAACAAGGAGTTGAGCTCGAAGCAGTAGCCACCGCGGCCGCGCTCCACTATCTTGGCGAACAGCGAGTTGACATCCAGCGCTATCGGTCGGCCCAGCATAACGTCGATGTTCTCGAAggtaacgtgttgcaggtgcgCCTCAATGAGAGTCCGGAGCGAATCCATGTCGGCGCTGTGAGAATCTTTGCTGGGCACGCCGAGACGTGCCAAGTAGGCCTCTGTTTGTTGTTCAGTCAACGCATCCATTTCCAAACAACGGTGAATATATTTCCCGTGGTAATTTGCATACACAAAAGAGCTTTCAAATCGACTTTGAGGCGACGACTTCGCAAAGGAAGCGCAAGCGATAAGAGCCGCAAGGAAAACCGCTGTGAAAAGTTGGAAATGGAAAGAGCTTCTTTGTTAAGACAAGCTATATCGAGGCTGCCCGCGCTAAGCTGGATGTGAACGTAACGCACAGGTAATActtatatactttccttggcattatgtttgttagttctcattaataatgtgtctaacaGAGCTAACGAAGGGCAAAGTAGAGAGCGGGACTACCGCTCAACTTGAACAGCTGGGATTTAATAACGTGAATGTAAATGAATTACAGCGGTCAATCTTGTTTAATTTCCGCCGGAATTCTGCTGTTCAGGACAGCATTGACATCGCGACGAGCCGTGTATTTGATCGTTGTTTACGATAGCAGTGTAGCGAACGCAGCCTCCAATGACTGCAGCATATGCGCTCGCACGATTGACAACAGAGCTTTTCTGACAAAAATGAAGAGTCCCATTTTAAAGTCACGCCTATATGTTACGAAGACCCTGTTATTACTCAATCATAAAAGAAGACATCGCCAACTCACGCGACTACCCCCTTGTGGGCctcatgcactacaaaaacaccAATGGACGCTATGTACAAGCAAGAGAGCGTGAGTTACAACAAAGAAGAACTGAAAAGAACAGACAATAACACATCACCAACGTATGTGGCTACAGAAAACTTCCCGGTACTCAAATGTTAACGCTTTAGGCCATCACTGGCAGCGTCACTTGTCCAGGGTTCTTCGCTACGCATTTTAACGTTATCTAGCCGTCTCGCGAAAAGAATCACATTTATCTTGTCACAGATGGCCAAGTTTGTTAACTGATGCAAGTGACATGCAAAGTCGCAGTGTTTCTACACTGCCAGGGCGTTAATAATCAGGCTAGCACATCCACACAAGGGAGCGGCTGCAATTTGTCGTCTCCCCTCCACCAGAGGCTTCTTCTAAACATCGCTTAGTGGGCACGCTTGTCGACGAGCCTACATGGAGCCtttggttttagggacaacaaggGAAAGCTGAGCACAcctgcgattgaaataagtaagagacggttagagtattggtagcAGAAGATTAGAgagaaaggagaaaaataaatattgCAAGAAAATAAGGCAATTCTGCCGTAAAGTggagagaactgggctgagaaattacgttttttacagcgaaagctgttatgagatcgtttcaccggccgtttttggcgccgtagttgtccgccgccgccgccgccgccggtgtccgtaaccagtatcgctcgaaataagaaaaaaaagaaataagaaaaaaaattccaggatggaacgagattcgaacctgggccctctgcgtgggagcccagtattgaacctctgagccatgccggtgcttgaaactgcttttcaaaaaggtcctata
Protein-coding regions in this window:
- the LOC119375251 gene encoding arylamine N-acetyltransferase codes for the protein MDALTEQQTEAYLARLGVPSKDSHSADMDSLRTLIEAHLQHVTFENIDVMLGRPIALDVNSLFAKIVERGRGGYCFELNSLFARLLQALGYRLRLRMARVRWGLLREAPITLQQHMVIIVDIPEGEHLVDVGFGVANPYLPLPLNETKESPDHPYWLRQLGAESDCEPGTLELCIRGRDEWIPMYRIEPRDHSWRDCAPLNWYTCTNPDSVMRRVLAVARTDGEAWLSLFNGRYRRRLRVGGSHAMENRNIKNVDELLSLFQTEFCLRLSPDDLGRLRNRLPTILFEEPHF